One Thioclava sp. ES.031 genomic window, GCCTATCGCACCGCCCACGGATTGCTGGAAAGCGAAGGGACGCAGCGGCTCACACGAACGCTGGCCGCACGCGTCGCCATCGCGGAGAACTGGGCGCAGACACTTGCCTCCAATACCCGCACGATCGCCGCCAATCCCGACACGGCCCGGGCGCTTTATGATTTCACCAAAAGCCTCAATCGGCTCGATCCTCCCGCGATCGAAAGTCTGCGGACCGGGGCCGCAGAGGCCGGGGCGTCCAAGGGAGAGATGAGCGGCCCGCTCCGGGACTACCACCTGCTACTGGACCGCTATGGCTCCGCCATTGATCAGATTTTGGCCGAGAATGGCCTGAACGATCTCTATCTGATCGATCGCGACGGTCGCATTGTTTATGCCGCGCGTGATCACAGCGCGATTGGTCACGCGCTTGCGGATGAACCGGCGGGGCTGATCGAGGCCGCGACCGCTGCGCTGGATTGGTTGAGCGCGCCGGCGGGAATGGTGGCGGCCGATACCGTCGCCGTTTCGCCCCCGCATTTCGAGAATGGCAAGGGCCGGCTCTTCGCCGCACGCCCCGTGCGAAGCGGAAATGGTCTGAAACTCGGTGCTGTGGTCTTGCGAAAGCCAATGACCGAGCTTGGGGCGATCATGGCCAACCCGCACGGCATCGGCGAGACCGGCGAAGGTTTCCTGATCGACGCGAAAGGACGGTTGATGAGCGATCTGCGCTTTCCGGACAGCGATCTGAAGCCGGGGGAGGTTTTGCCAGCGGCTACCGTGAGTGCTGTGGAACAGGCGCAGGAAGAGGTGCTGTCTTTGCAGGGGCATCCGGCGATTGAGAGAACCCAGAAGGTCACTCTTTTCGATCAGCCCTATTGGGCGGTCGTCGAGCAGGACCGTGCCGAGCTGTTCGGTCCTGCCACGTCGCTTGCCCGTGCGATGCTTTTCAACGCGTCCTGGCTCGTTCTTCTGCTTGCGGCGCTTTCTGCCTGGATGGCGAGGTCCGTCTCCAACCCTCTCAAACTATTGGAAAAAACTATCCGCGAGATCAGCGGAGGCAACTACACCAGTGATATCGTACAGGCCCGCCGCGGCGACGAGGTCGGGGCGATCGCCTCCGCTCTGAGCCATCTGCGCGACGATCTCGAACGCGCCGAGGGGGGTCAGCGTGAAGCCACGCAACAAGGGGCCGCTTATGCCAACGCATCGGCCGCTCTCATGATCGTCGACCAAAACTTCCGCATCACGCATGTCAATCGCGCGCTCGTTGATCTTGTCGCATCGCGGCTCGGCGAGTTTCGTAGCGTCAGCCCCGACCTCGATCCCGAAGACCTTGTGGCCCGTTCGATGGACGATTTTCACGCGAAACAAAGCCATGCCCGTGGGTTGCTCGACGATCGCAGCAACTTGCCACTCCAAGTCGACATCAAAGTGGGTGACGGCCGTTTTGGGGTCGACATCACCGATTTCGTCGATGCGGAGGGCAATCAGGCCGGTTTTGTGGTCGAATGGCGTGACGTGACAGAGCGTCGAATGAAAGATGCGCTCATTGCCGCAATTGATCGCGGCCAGCTCGTTTGCGAAGCTAACCCCGCGGGCGTCGTGAGCCGAATGAACGCAAATTTCCAAGCGCTCCTCGGTCCACAGGCTCAAAGCCTGACAGGACAATCGCTTAAGGAATGGCTCAAGCCGGTAGATGGCGGTGATCCTTGGCCCGCGATTGCCGCGGGTGAGCCTGTGACCGCGCGATTTTCGATGAGCGACCCGCAGGGCAATACCTATTTGCTTGATGGTGCGCTCAATCCGATCTCGGACAAGGCGGGCCGCCCGATGAAGATCGTGCTTATGGCAAATGACGTGACTGCCGCAGAAGCTGCGCTCGCTACAGCGCAAAACCGAAACCTCGCGATGCTCGAGGCGCAGAAATCGGTGGTCGAGGCGCTTCAGGTCGGCCTCGCGGCGCTCTCGCGCGGCGATCTGAGCCTGACGCTCGATATGGAGTTTTCCGGAGAATACGAAGCACTCCGAAACGACTTCAATGCGGCGGCAAAAAATCTCGCCGCAGCAATCGAATCCGTGATCGAAAATGCCACCGCGATCGATACGGAGGCCCGCGAAATTGCATCTGCCTCGGATGACCTCAGCCGTAGAACCGAACAGCAGGCCGCCACGCTCGAAGAGACCGCTGCTGCCCTCGACGAACTCTCGTCTTCCGTCACAACCTCGGCGCAGGGCGTGGCCGAAGCGGATAGGGTGGTCTCCGAAGCCCGCACAAGCGCCGAAACCTCCGGCGAAGTGGTCAAGCAAGCCATTCAGGCGATGAGCGAAATCGAAACCAGCTCGCAACAGATTTCGAAGATTATCGGCGTGATCGATGAGATTGCCTTCCAGACGAACCTGCTCGCGCTCAACGCCGGCGTCGAAGCCGCGCGTGCAGGCGAGGCCGGGCGTGGCTTCGCCGTCGTGGCGTCGTAAGTACGCGCCCTTGCACAGCGCTCATCCGAAGCCGCTCGCGAGATCGACACTCTGATCACCGCATCAAGCGAACAGGTCACGCGCGGAGTGGGGCTCGTTGGCGAGACCGGCCGCGCGCTCGAAGGCATTCTCGGCGCAGTTGTCGATATTTCCGGGCGTGTCTCCGAAATTGCAGGAGGTGCGCGCGAACAGGCCCAAGGTCTCAAGGAGATCAACACCGCAGTCAATCAGCTTGACCAAGTCACGCAACAAAACGCCGCGATGTTCGAAGAAACCACCGCGGCCAGTCACGCTTTGACTACGAATGCGACCTCCCTGCGTGACATTACTGCTCAGTTCAAAGTCGGCACCGAAGTGATCGTGTCTCCCGCGTACGCACACTCCACGTTACCGCCAGGCCAAGAAGAGCCTTGGCCGCAAGAAGAGTCCGTCGAAAATCTTCCCCGCGTGGTCGGGGAATCCGCATCGCGCAGCACCACATATCGCGCCGAAGATTGGGAAGAGTTTTGAGGTCGCACGAAGGAAACGCGATGCCGAATGAAGTTCCTCCCCCCAAGCGCGTTCTGATCGTCGATGATTCCGCGACGATGCGTCAACTCATTCGGGCACGCATCACAACGGAACCGCGTTTGGCCGTGATCGGAGAAGCGGCTGACGCGTTCGAAGCGCGTGAAAAAATCAAATCGCTTTTGCCGGATGTAATTACGCTTGATGTCGAGATGCCGCGCATGAACGGGCTCGATTTCCTCGAACGTCTCATGCGGCTGAGGCCGATCCCCGTCGTTATGGTGTCGACCGAAACGCATAAGGGATCCCGCTCCGCAATCGAAGCGCTTGCCCTCGGCGCGATCGACTGCGTTGGAAAACCGCGATTTGGCCAACTCGAAAAAAGCTTCGAGTCGCTGCCAGATATTCTACTCACGGCCGCAAGTGCTCGATTGCCCCAGAAAGCGCGAGATCGAGCTTCGATCATACCAGCACAAAATTTCCATTGGGGCGGTCAATTCGTGCTCATCGGGTCCTCGACTGGTGGTGTTGACGCTCTGGAAACGGTCTTGAAGGGCTTTCCCGACAATTGCCCGCCCACGCTCATTGCACAACATATGCCAGAGAGTTTCCTTGCGAGCTTCGCGGAACGGCTCGACCGCAAGATTGCGCCGAGCGTAAGCCTTGGAAAGACCGGTACGCCGCTCGCGCAAGGCCATGTCTATCTTGCTCCTGGCGGCGCGACGCATCTCACAATTCAAAACGCCAAAACGCCGTATCTTGCATTGATCGAAGCCGAGAAGCGGAACGGACATCGGCCGTCAGTGGATGTCTTGTTCGAGTCCGCCGTCGAGATGGCTGCGAACGCCATTGTTGTTTTGCTAACAGGTATGGGGCGCGACGGAGCAGAGGGAATGTTGAAACTTCGCAAGGCGGGCGCACATTGTTTTGCTCAAGATGAAGCAACGTCGATTGTTTTCGGGATGCCCCGTGCCGCGCTTGAATTGGGTGCGGCAGCCTATGCCATGCCGTTGGGGAATATAGCGCCTGAAATTCTGAGACGATGTGCGCAGAGTCCCACGACGGCGAACAAGGTAGGTGAGGTATGAACGCGGCGGCGACAGGTAGGCCGATCCATATCTCACAAGGCGAGTTTCTTGTCGCGGGATCTGGCGCACAATCAATCACCACCATTCTCGGCTCTTGTGTGGCTTGCTGTCTCTTTGATGAGAACGCTCGGCTCGGAGGAATGAACCACTTTCTTTTGCCGGACACGACCGGTTCCACGTTTCAAGCGGCAAGTTTCGGTGTGAATGGTAAGCGGCGGCTGCATCCCACCCCAGGTTCAGCTTGACGGACTGAAGTTCCACGGGAGAAGTTCGTCGATGCGGCCTTGCGGATGGCCGGCGGCGATGGCCTCGAGGAGGGCCTTGAGATAGGCGAAGGGCTCGACGCCGTTGATCTTTGCGGTCTCGATGAGCGACGCGATGCGTCCCCAAGCGCGCCCGCCTTCGTCATGTCCGGCGAACAATGCGTTCTTCCTGTTCAGAGCGATGGGCCGGATCAGGTTCTCCACGCTGTTGGAGTCGATCTCCACCCGCCCATCGTGCAGGAAGGTCTGGAGCCCGTCCCAGTGACGGTGGATGTAAGCGAGCTTCTCGCCCAGGCGCGACTTGGCGGAGATACGCAGACGTTGCTGTTGTAGCCATTCACCGAACTCGACCACGAGGGGCGCGGTGCGCGCCTGCCGGGCCGAGAGCCGCTGTCCCGGCGCCGTGCCGCGGATGTCGGCCTCGATCTTGTAGAACTCGGCGATGCGGCGCAGCCCCTCGGCGGCGATCTCGGAGCCGTCGCGGTCGAAGACCTCCTTCAGCTTGCGCCGGGCGTGGGCCCAGCAATGCGCCACGCGGATCGGGTCGCCACCCTTGCGGGCGGGACGCGTCAAACGGTTGTAACCCTGGTAGCCATCGAGCTGCAGGATGCCGTCGAAGCCGTGCAAAATCTTCTCCGCGTTCTCCCCGGCGCGGCCGGGCGCGTAGAAGAAGACCACGCCCGGTGGATCATCTCCGCCCCATGACCGGTCGTCACGGGCGAGCGCCCAGAGATATCCCGTCTTGGTCCGGCCGCGCCCCGGATCCAGCACAGGGGCGGTGGTCTCATCCATGAAGAGCTTGGTCGACGTCTTCAGATGCTCGGCCAGCCGGTCGACGACGGGACCGAGATGGAAGGCGGCGGTGCCGACCCAGTCGGCCAGCGTGCTGCGGTGGATCTCGATGCCCGATCGGGCAAGGATCCGGCTCTGCCGATACAAGGGCAAGTGGTCCGCATATTTGCTGATCAGGACATGCGCGATGGCGCCCTCGGTCGGCAGGCCGCCGTCGATGAGATGCGCCGGGGCGCTCGCCTGGGTCACGCCATCGGTGCAGGCGCGGCAGGCGTATTTGGGGCGAACCGTGACGAGCACGCGCAGCTGGGCGGGCACGATGTCCAGCCGCTCTGTGCGGTCCTCGC contains:
- a CDS encoding chemotaxis response regulator protein-glutamate methylesterase; its protein translation is MPNEVPPPKRVLIVDDSATMRQLIRARITTEPRLAVIGEAADAFEAREKIKSLLPDVITLDVEMPRMNGLDFLERLMRLRPIPVVMVSTETHKGSRSAIEALALGAIDCVGKPRFGQLEKSFESLPDILLTAASARLPQKARDRASIIPAQNFHWGGQFVLIGSSTGGVDALETVLKGFPDNCPPTLIAQHMPESFLASFAERLDRKIAPSVSLGKTGTPLAQGHVYLAPGGATHLTIQNAKTPYLALIEAEKRNGHRPSVDVLFESAVEMAANAIVVLLTGMGRDGAEGMLKLRKAGAHCFAQDEATSIVFGMPRAALELGAAAYAMPLGNIAPEILRRCAQSPTTANKVGEV
- a CDS encoding IS66 family transposase; protein product: MPSTAIIDLSAIPEAQREAVAALLREHEELKGERVSLKEIIKRLEHLVAELNQAVHGKRSEKLSEDDRQLAFEDLEIAVAEAEEKRETQAPSESRPRRAARRNRGNLPKDLPRIERVIEPDSLQCPCGCGEMHKIGEDRTERLDIVPAQLRVLVTVRPKYACRACTDGVTQASAPAHLIDGGLPTEGAIAHVLISKYADHLPLYRQSRILARSGIEIHRSTLADWVGTAAFHLGPVVDRLAEHLKTSTKLFMDETTAPVLDPGRGRTKTGYLWALARDDRSWGGDDPPGVVFFYAPGRAGENAEKILHGFDGILQLDGYQGYNRLTRPARKGGDPIRVAHCWAHARRKLKEVFDRDGSEIAAEGLRRIAEFYKIEADIRGTAPGQRLSARQARTAPLVVEFGEWLQQQRLRISAKSRLGEKLAYIHRHWDGLQTFLHDGRVEIDSNSVENLIRPIALNRKNALFAGHDEGGRAWGRIASLIETAKINGVEPFAYLKALLEAIAAGHPQGRIDELLPWNFSPSS